The Lolium rigidum isolate FL_2022 chromosome 1, APGP_CSIRO_Lrig_0.1, whole genome shotgun sequence region TCTGACAAATTCAAAGTGATGTTCCCCACAACAATTCATGCAAGATCCTTTGAATTTGGCAAATCTATTGTCACCAGCCCTAGCATTAGACACATTCAAGCCCAGAGCCGGTAGTGGTACAGAGGACCCTACTGGCTCGAAGTGACGAGCAGTGCGGGAGGAACATTCGGACTAGGCACGGATTGCCGCTGATTTAAACTAAGCACTGATTGATTTTGAGCCAGACTAGCAACATCTCTATCCGACCCTGCAACAGCAATCGAAGGCGGTATGGAAGAAGAGTTGTTCATACTTACATCAACAGATCTGATAGGATCCTCTCTATGAGAAGATTCACCAGGTAGCATCTCAGCTCGATGAGCCCAGCGATCACGCGCACGAGCTTCATCTTCATTGCGGCGCTTGTCTGCCAACGCCCTTTCTCGAGCCACACGCTCAGAGATGCGGGACGCTTCCCGACGACGGTCTTCATCGAGGCGTCGACGATCTTCCACTCGGCGGCGCTCCTCAGCACGCAGTCTCTCTTGATCTGCAGCCCTTCGGTCCTCCTCTCTGCGCCGTTCATCTTCCAGCCTCCATTCCGCATCACGGCGCCTTTCTTCTTCCCAGCGACGCTGCTCATCGCGTCGATCTGCCTCAGAACCATGTCGTGGACGATTGGCGAAGTAGTTCCTTGGCGGCGATCTCCTCGGTGGTGTGCGTCTGGGgccgccataccttcgatccatcTGTGGAGGTGATTGCAACACCTGCGCGAACGATCTCCGGTCGCCGGTGATGATTCCAGACCAATTTTGTGGTGGATTTGTGGTGGGAGATCGAGATCTGGGCGTGGGTAGATGAGGAACGAAAACAACAGCACCTGTCAAATGGAATCTAGGGTTGATCCGTGGTGGAGTGGAAGCGGATAAAGGTCGGTCGTGCACAGTGCTGGGCTGAGGCCCAGATAAGGCAGAGGCCGCCATGGATCGGGCCAAACCATGTCCAGCACCTAGCAGAATCACGTCACAAACACGCACGCAGGGCGGCTCGCGACGAAAATTGCGGCGGGAAACATCATCCAACTGCATCACCGGCCCAATTTTGACCCACATACCATTGATCCATCTGCACGAACCTCCATTGATCGAATTCAAACACGTAACAGGACCAATTTGACGCAGATCGTGATCAGTCACCGAAACCCTATTTCCTGCAATACTCAGAAAGCCCGATTTCCGCACGATCCTACCATTTGAGATCGAAATCAGAGCAGCTTTGCGTACCGTGTGATGATCGGAGGCGAGCTCAGAGTTGGGATCGGAGGTGAGATTGGAGGTGAGATCGGCGGTGGAGGTatcagcggcggcggtggtggcggcagggTTGGGGTCGCCGGTGTCGCAGGAGGCGGGCGACATGTCAGGAGCGGCAACCCCCCTCAATGCTAGATATACAGGTGCTCCGTAATCCGTTCGGAGTCAATTGGGTTCTACGGCGATTCGCAGGACGCTCAAACACGGGAATTCAGACAACATGCGAAAAATCAATTCCACCCACCTACTGACGTCTCGGTTtacttagggcatcttcaactgCCACCCGCATTCGGATGGATTGTGTCTACCGCAAACGTACCGCGCAAACCTAACCCAAGTGCGGACAGCGCCTGAGGGGAGAAATGTGTCCGCCTAGCACGCAGCCCCACACTTCTCACTCATCCACTCCTTATCCAGTCGCCGCCCCCGTGCTGTAGCTCAATCCATAGAGACCGCAGCTCTCGCCGGCCCGAGCGGGCGAGCGTAGCTCATGACGTTGTCATGTTGGACGCTGCGGTCGCTGCGGCCTCAGCTCCTGCCGCCCAGGTCAAGGCTCCGCCGCGTGCACACGGTCGCCCCAGAAAAGCCGCCGACCTCGGCACGCCGGTGAAGCCAAAGAAGGAGCTCATGCCGGAGGAGCGGGCCGTGGAGTCAAGGAAGAGGGCCACCCGCTGGGTGAACATGAGGGCCAAGCTGGCCACCGCCCTGCTCGCTAAAGAAAGGTTCGATCCATTGGCTACGCGACCACCGTCCAGGCGCGCGCGAACGGCGTGGCCCTGGCGCGCAAGCGGCGCTCATGGTGAGGGGCCAAGTGCTGGCCAACGCACTGACCACTAGATGTGGCTtgctataaaagcgacaagcaaataacgaagaacgacaaATAAAAACgtagcggagacacaagatttaacgtagcAAACCCCTTTCAACACAGAAGGGAAAAAACcaaggcgccagccagcaaatatttcactatatcggggagtattTACAaatgccgtgggttatcttataatctgataaaccctagtcgGAGGCTTACaaaatgtatatataggcggtggcaacgatccgtaccggcaACGGGCCTCGCAAGCCTACCGGCAATGGGCCGCGCTCCACTCGTCaggagttagcctccctttagtttaTAAATTTGGGttacaatataacaaactccaccttgagacaaatttcatcttgtagcatgaactttaaCAATCTCCTGTacaacaaagaaaaacacttgttggtgccaacagccacttggactaaacagttataccaaccaagctcgagcaaaactCAAActtgaaaacaggaactggctttgtcatcatatcagcaggattatcatgagtacttatcttgcatacctttaaTTTACCTTGTTcaacaatgtcgcgaacataatggcacttgacatcaatgtgctttgtcctatcatgtaacatttgatctttagtaaggtatattgcactttactgtcacaaaacaagttaatgcaacaatcatctccacaaagctcagcatataaaccttttaaccaaacagactctttacAAGCTTCATCAATTGCCATATATTCTACTTCGGTCATAGATTGGGCAACAGCAGGTTGTAACGTTGTCTTCCAACTCAcatcacatccaccaacagtgaataCATTACCTGTGAGGGATCTTTTCCTATcaaaatcggcagcaaaatctgaatccacatagcctgcgAGTCCCTCACCGATCTTGCCAAACTTTAATCAAGCTTTAGATGTGctacgaaggtacctgaaaatccactgaacaactttccaatgttctttaccaggattagtcATGTACCGACTgatcaaactcatagcatatgataaatcagaGCGAGAAcagaccatggcatacatcaaggaaccaacagcactagaacagtggcggagccacactaGAGCTATGTAGTCTATTGACTACACAGTTTTTTAGGTGCATAGGCAGAAATtatgcaaaaaaattaaaaaaatcatataAATACATATGTTTGACTACACAGTTTTAAACTGACTACACAGGATTGATGTTCTGGCTCCGCCGctgcactagaatatggaacttgtgatatgtactcaatatcttcatcagtactaggacattgcaatgctaaCAATTTAAAgtgaggagcaataggtgtactaacagactttgcatcatgcatattaaaacgatgaagaactttctgaatgtaattttgctgactaagaaataacacactagattttccgTCTGTTGTAATTTTCATAGCTAGTATTTTCTTagaagcaccaagatccttcatcttaaagtagtgatctctttcttgctcttggcagcaatcaacatatcatcaacatataacagcaggtatattggtgatccattaacaaacttgatataaacacaactatcatattgagatctcttaaactcatgtgcaagcataaatgaaggGGAAAGAACTACGGGCGTCAGCCAGCAAATACTTctgctatatcggggagtgtttacaaacgccgtggattatcttataatctgataaaccctagccgacggcttacaagatgtatagttTATGAATTTGGATAACAATATAACATGGCTCAACCGCATCCAAACTGCCGATTGTCATGGGACCGACGTTGTCTCGGATGTCAAGGGAAAAGTCCCCCGAGGTCGGTGAGTAGTCCCGGGCCGCCCCCTACGCTCCCGAGCATCGACCTCAATGTTCCGGTGAGCTGCTCGTCTGGTATCGGGTCAAAGAAAGCCCACAAGGCTGTTGTAGTCGGATGGCCTCCCCGTCCCCCGCAACCTGCTTAACGAAATAGCGGTGCGGGCCGGTTCTCCATCGCATCCGGTATGAAGCTACGATTTCGCTTCTTTTATTGTGTTCATTAATTTAGCAAAATGCAATCCCTTGCATGTGGCAATCCTACTTTGATGGGGACGATACCATAGAGGCCACCATGGCCAACATGATCAATGGAGGTGGAAGCATGGAAGGTGGCACCCATACGTAGCATGATGCCACCTTGGATGGCACCCATGTCGCCCCTATCTCCATCAACGAGGCACCCTTGTTCGAGGAGGAGCAACCTCAAGTCACCAAAGGAGTATCTCATCGGTATGGGAACTTCACCAAGCTTGAGGACGTGTGACTTTACGAGGCATGGATGGAAGTTGGACAAGATCCAATATGTGGCCCCCAACAAAGGGGCGGCACATTTTGGAAAAAGATCCACAACTACTTCCACGAGCACAAACATTTAGGGATCACCATTTGTGAGCGACCGGAGTGACGCCTCACTCACGAAAAGGTGAGCGTGGATCCAAGAGAAGACCACCAAGTTCAACGCCGCCTACGACAAGATGAAGAAGCGGAAGGTGAATGGCCTTGGCGTTGCAGACTTGATGACCCAATGTTTCGACCAATTCAAGATTGACAACAAGCAGAAGAACTTCAATTTGGTCCATTATTGGATGGCACTAAAGGATTGTCCCAAGTGGCACGACCTATATGCGTCTTATGACGCCAACGCGTCAGGCGAGTCCAATGTCATTGATGTTGATGGTGAGGCACCAAGTGCACCGATGTAGAGACCGTGGGGGCGGACGAGCTCTAAGGCGGAGGGGGGGCAAGCGAGAGGCTCCTCGCAAGCGATGATGGAGACGATCAAGACTCTCCTTGCCAACAAAGAGGTGTCGAGCGAGAAGAGAGACGATAGAAAGTGGCGGGAAAAGGAAGAGGTCATCAAGAACTATTACGAGATACAAaccaagaagcttgagattgaagagatcAATGCCCGTGTGGGTGCAAAGGAGGTGGATAACAAGCAAAATGAGTTGGAGGCCAAGATCATAGCAACCCCCTTGACCGACAACATGGACCCTACTCACTTGGCATGGcttgagaaaaagaagaagatcaTTTTAGCTTGAGATGTGTGATTTGGTTATCATGCTTTTGAAATTTTGTTGCAACTTTAGTTTCTATCATTTCCCGCGAATTATTTGCTCGATATTTGTGGCTGGTAATTAAAAAAAACATTTTCCTATAGGCTGCAGACATTTGGATGCCGCCACTGTGGACGCTGCCACCAGCATTCGGACCACAACCTATTTTGCGTCCACCAGCCGCCACATCCGAACCCAGACAGACCGAAATGCGGTTCGTTATGCGGGTGGCCGTTGGCGATGGCCTTGGAGCCTTccatttttacttttttttttgtttttgctttaaGATTGGTGCCTTTTTGCACTAGAGACCCTTGACTAAATCTGTGTCACAGGAGGTCCTTTCCCTTTTATGTTTGATTATCCATTATTTTGCATAAAACAATGATTCGTGAATAGAAAAAATTATCAACAATCTGGAACATATTGCAGatcattttcttttataaagGTTCATACTTTGGTTCCATCATATATTCATTGCaggaaattagattttgaaagaTATTACAGTGGACAACAAGAACCAATGGGAAGAGAAACTAGATTTTGAAGGGAACGGTATTAGGGGTAAACGTGCTAGAGAAAATGGAGAAATAATTTTCCCCTCCATTCCACGCAAACATAGATTGATGCAAATGAAAGACAAGGATAAAATTGTTTCAGAAAAGGGGACATCTCAGCAAGCTTATTGTCAAATGAAAATAAAGCTAAGTGGTAAAGAAATAAGAGTTCGTGACATGGAGCATACTAAAATTCTGCACAACAACATAACCAACGCAGAGTAAATCAAAGAGTGAGTGAGACAAATAAAAGAGTGATGAGTGACACGGATAAAGGAATATTTAGAGACAACGAAGTGAGCAACTCTGCATGTCCATTGTTTCATCACATCCTGAAATAGCGCATATTACATTCATCATTGCTACGAGGTCTGACTTTTACATGGCATTGTAATACTATTAACTGGGCTCATTTAGCCATATTGGTTTGCAAATACCAAATTCAGTCACTCCCAGATCGAGCCAACCAGAAGTTCCTGGTGCAAGCAAAGAATAAATGAATATTAAAACTGAAAGAAATGGATATGAGAGAAAAGTAGCATACCTGTTAGGATGTTACGCATGGTTGCAAGCACGGACAGGGGAAAAATCTTGTAGTAGCATACAAAAAAATTGAATGCCAGACCAAAGCCAAGGCGATTAATCGCAGCCAAATCTGCAAGAGTGGTACCCTGCCAACAATGCACAAATCTCAAGTATATACATGTAAACATGTTTCTTTTATCATTAACCTgagcagctttgtgcatattaaatCCTTCACTCAGCGGCTTTGTTCCTCTCCACAGCATATGTAAGATCTGCGAAGTACCTGCACAAAAAACCACACGGAGAAATAAGATCCATCGCTAGACAGAAGATCATTATGAGGATGCTTTTCTTTTATATAGCAGTTATGTGTGTTTCTTTAGGGGCAGATCATATCTCGCAGAAATATATTTTCTCTTTTTAAGAGGATCAGATACATTTAGTTATCCTACTTAGTCCCATAGAAGTAAAATCTTTTcaatatggttaacaataacatgGTGTAATTTGGTTCATAGCATCAATAACATGATTGACCATGCCTTGGCTATGCTACACAAAACCAAGTTGATGTTGAATGCAGGATTACGTCACCTTAGCCAATAAAATATAAATTGGTGTTATCTTGACATGTTGAACAATCAACCACGTGAACGGCGAAGCTAGCAATATAGGCTGCATTCCTGATTAAATCGAGAACTTTCTATTCACTTTTTTTATGTCCATTCAAAATTGCAACCACTGTGGTAAAGATCCAACATATCCATGTTTTCGGCCAAAAATTTTAAACAGTTTACCCTATCTACGATCCTTTACAGATTCTCGATATTTTTTAGAAGCAGACTCATGTCTTTAGCTCGTGCAGTGTTTATTTTGGTATATTTCCTTCAGAGAAACTTTGCATTCCTTTTTTTAGAACACTGAATAATAAGTATCATCATTTGATTTTTCATGTGGGGTGAACAAAAGCAGTGCAATGACAAAGAGCACTAACAGAAACAAAGGATGATCACCGGCCTCTGGTTTAGATCAATACATACTGTAATTGATCTACACAGGAGGCCTACCAAAAGCTTTTGTGGCCATGAAGTCAGGGGTCAGTGGGTCACCTATATACATCCATCAATGGCTGCTGATTGGAAGATAGTATTACTTACGTCTCATCGAAGTTCACCGTAATTGACCATATTTGCTTGGGTTTCTTTATTTgtggcacatgcttatttatagtgatgcaaaacaaATTACCTTTTAGAAACATATTATTAGTATATACTAAAATTGACAAAGATTACTGATATTTGCAGTGTAATTTGATAATGAAACAACTGCATAGTGTACATTATTAACATGGTACCAAATGATTTCACCATTAGCTACTCTAGCGTTTATTAAGAGATCATGTATAATGTGATAGCTAATCAAATAGAAAGGATACCACATACTGACAACACGACCTGTCTATGCATGGATGATCCCTAATGTGTTGGTGGTGAACAAAGGAGCTTAATCAGATTAAAGAAGAACTGAAATGGAACATTAACTCATAATAATTATGGATATAGTACCATTTTAATTTCCAAACCACTGAACAGTAAACACTTGTACGTAATGACATCGGATTTTGCAAAAAGAATATTTACTGGATAACTAATTGGTCTAACTTGCTCTGTTTGGTACTACTCGAGCATGTCCAGTAATACACCCTACCATGGGAAAAAATAGTGATTAGCAAGTAAGCTAATTCATCAATTTTTTTGAGCAATTGTGAACCTGAATTCTGAAGTGCTAGCATATAAAGGAAGCCTAACCTAACCTGGGCAGTTCTCTGACTATGCTCCTGCATGGCCTAAACAAATCCACCTAGAAAATCTGTACAATCAGTGGAGGAAAACAGGATTGGCGAATATGTGTATTAGCATTGAACTCCTACTGAACATTAGAATCTCAGGTTGCTGAAACTTGAGAGACCCTGCAAGTTAGCAGCAGTAGATTGTCTCACGCATGGCTTTGGTACTAACCTGAAACGACAAGCACCACCCCAAAACAAAAAAAGCGTTCTCCCAATTCTCATGCACACTGATCTTCCCTTGTCCTGAAAATATATCAACACGAATTACATTCTAGCTCACTGTTGCAGGCATAATCCATTAAAAAAATACAAATTGACTTACCGAATAACCAAAATGCAAGGTAGGAAAAAACAATTCCAAAACACCAGATCTCACGAGCTTGGATGCAACGTATCAAACTAAGCTCCTCGATAATGATGGCTTGATCGAGAGGACCTGTGCCTAGACGACGGAAACTATGCAGCACCTGACTTTCAGGATTAGCGGTGAACATGTCCGTGCGCCTAGGTGAGCCGGTGCTCAGCGCACAGAGTTCTCACCCAGCGTAAGCCTAGTAATAATGTATATGTATTTTTGGAAGTCTTGTATCCATGAAAACAACAGAATCATCTCTACATATTTTTAAACATACAAATCCATAGAAGTACAGAATGTTCACTCACATATTTGTAAAGCATCATCGTTCTGTGACTGAACAGGATACTCAAAGAACATGCATAAattgtgtaaacaaaacataaccAGCTAAAGAAGAACAGAAAACGCATGAGGACTGAAGTTACTGAAGCATAAAAATATTTGTGCACTGTTGTGTGTGAACTTGAACTAGTTTGAAGTCTGTTTTTCTGTGGGAACTGCTTCTTTTTACTCACTTCACTTCATAATTGTCAAATGCCAGGCTTGCAGTCAAGCGGAAGTACGTTTTTCAGGCTCCGACAGCCTGGTACATAAGGACATAAGAACAGCTCATTGTTGAAAACCACCTAAGCATCAGGCATCATTGCTTGTAAACAGACACGCGGTCTTCAAACTAATAACAGTCCAGGGGCTAGTTAGACTCGCAAGAGCAGTTTCTTTTGGGACATACTAACTGGTAATATGAAGGAAAAATTATTGCAAAATATGTATACTACATACAAATTCCAGCACTAACATCTAAGAAACTCCTAACTGATAGTACCACATAACCAGCTTAACTCAACTACTCAAGTCTCTGGAAAAAGCCAGGTCGGAGACCACAGACCGTCTCCTGTTGCAGGCGTCGGCGCCGCCTCCAACAGCAACGGCATCACTGTCTTGTCTCTCATATTGTACACCCCGGAGTCCAGCATAGGATTCTCACGGATCTTCTCATGCTTGTCCGTGTACGCGTCATCCTCATTCATAAAGTAGATGCAATCTTCTTGAACTCCGATGTCGCTACATTGACCCGCGGCAGGGAGCGACTCTGAGCAGCCTTTGCTGACAAAGAGCGCACGCCCCATCAACGTATCAACCTCAATCCACCGTCCACGGCCGCTGCTCAGGTCCGCTGCTTCGAAAACCTCGAAGTGTCGAGTCCGCTTCACAATTCCCGAGTCTCTTGGAAACATTGGCGGCTGATTGATCCTCCGCTCAACCATCAGCAGCCGATCGCCAGAGACGACAAGATAGTACCGCGGCACGTAATTGTCAGTCGAGTAAGGGTTATACCATGActcctcgtagtcgtcgtcgcCTTTTGGCATCCTGCGTATGGCTGTCTGCTCTCGCCTGCCGTCCAGGATATGGAGCTCATGTTGATAGTGCTCCACTTCTGTGGTGAGAATGTAGAGCTTTCCTTTGATGAGTGCAATGTCGTTGATGAAGCTCCCTGCAGGCACGGGCCACTTCACTGCGGTGTCGCATTGCTGCCCACGAGCAGAGGTGATGACTTTCGTGGTCGTGGTGTTGTTCAATTTTTTCACCTTGACCAGAGCGGCGACGAGGTGATCGGACACGACCACCTTCTGCACGATCGGCTTTCTCTGAAGACAGAGATCCAGCTCGGGGAGAGGGGTCGTCCTTGCAGGGGAAGGGTTCATCAGCGAGTACGTGTCGTCGCCGTGCACCAGGACGAGCATGCTTCCGGTGGAGAATCTGCTGGAGACGCCATCAGGGACGGGCAGGCGGTGGACCGCGCCGTCGGGGAGGCTAAGGAAGGAGCCGTCGCAgagggcgagccacgggagcagcgGGGGTAGAGGCCGCAGCAGCCGCGCCTTCGAGCGCCATGGGTGGCATACGGCGGCGACGCGGACGCGGTCGGCGTGCGACGGCAGCCGCGACAGCACGAGGCCCAACAGCTCCGGCGGGAGATCTGGCCATGAGTGCTCGCTGGAGAAGCCTGACTGGTCCATGGTCCGGCCGCAGTCGAACAAAGGTGGAGGTGCGGATTTCAGGCCGGCCGGAGTGGAGTTGTGGAGGATCTGTggctcgccgccgccgatgcGGCCGCCGCCTAGGGATTTCGTTTTTTTTGGGTGGGGATCGCTCGCTCCGGGAGTTGGGGGAAATCCAAAGGCGTGAACAATGTGAGACTATTGGGTTTCGATTGGGCCACTTATCCAGTCCAAAGTAAGTCGAGTCGGAAGGTTCTTTTTCGAGGGTTTACTTGATCAGGCCCGATCATTGTGGCCCAAATCATCGAAACATAGTACGACTCTAGGAGTTTCTTTCTTAACTGGAACGGCCCGAAGGGCCTAAGTGCTTCTCATTAAAACTGTGGTGCAGTAGAAATTACAACGAGGTCCACAAGAACTATTGCTATTACAAATCGGACCTAAGCAAATGCAAATAGGACCCTAGATAAAAGACCAGAAACGAAATCCAGTCCATTACAACCGCCGGCAGGCAGAGGACTCGAACGACGACCTTCCATGCCGAgaccggggacgaaaccacttggtcTCTGCAGGAATATGTGCGTCGTCGTGAATCCACGAAGGGGCCTCCGAAGGAGGTTGAAATCCTGGCACCACCACGGCAGGAGCTGGAGCAGCCTCCCTACGGCAAGTTGAGTCGATAGCTAAACCTGGGCCATCAAGGATAATCTCCAAGAATCTGCAGCAACTTGAACTCCCTTCAACTTCCCAGGATCACCAGCAGCACCAGCCCTCCACGGCCTCTTTCCGCCACCATGGCGGCCCGGAGGAGGAAGCCGAATCCCGCGAGAGACAGCTGAGTCACCCCGAACACAGACCTGGACCTTGTTGTTAACAGAGATGTCAACGGCGCCACCactcttcatcgtcgtctccgaccagTGGAGCACCGCGAGGAAGAGATCCGCCACCAAACGTCGCCTGAGTCGGTCCCGAAGCACCGGCGAAGCACTCCAAACTAACGGCATGACGCCAAAACCAAGCACCAGGCTAAACTCTAGTGACCTACTACTGTACAGGGACGGATCCTCGCCCTACTCGCCGCCGGCCAGCgccggagaggagaggggaggggcctgCTAGCCTCGGATCTGGAGAACTCGAGGAAGAGCTGTGGGGGAGAAACAGAGACGACCGTAGGAGTACAATTCCCCTAAAAAAGAT contains the following coding sequences:
- the LOC124655459 gene encoding uncharacterized protein LOC124655459 — translated: MDQSGFSSEHSWPDLPPELLGLVLSRLPSHADRVRVAAVCHPWRSKARLLRPLPPLLPWLALCDGSFLSLPDGAVHRLPVPDGVSSRFSTGSMLVLVHGDDTYSLMNPSPARTTPLPELDLCLQRKPIVQKVVVSDHLVAALVKVKKLNNTTTTKVITSARGQQCDTAVKWPVPAGSFINDIALIKGKLYILTTEVEHYQHELHILDGRREQTAIRRMPKGDDDYEESWYNPYSTDNYVPRYYLVVSGDRLLMVERRINQPPMFPRDSGIVKRTRHFEVFEAADLSSGRGRWIEVDTLMGRALFVSKGCSESLPAAGQCSDIGVQEDCIYFMNEDDAYTDKHEKIRENPMLDSGVYNMRDKTVMPLLLEAAPTPATGDGLWSPTWLFPET